The region TTTGCAAACCATAAACCGGAGCTGATCTCAGGGAGAGCCTGAGACGTCCACTGATACGATTCTTGGAGCTGATCTCGGGACGAGCTCGAGACGTCCATCTTTATTCCTCATCGTTGATCACTCGTCGACGTCGGTATCACGTTAAGGGAGAATCCTCTTAACAATAATCATGGTGTAATGGTGTATAGTAGCaggtttaaatttttttatttatatgctATATTTAAAAGCAAGTGTCTGGCGGCGTTTATATATAATTAGTTGAGTAAAGACTTAAAAGTGTCTGAAATAGACTTTAGTTTGATAGTGGATGTATGTTGGAAGtctatatattaaataaatgaataatctAATAAGCCCAACATTTTAAATAGCACATGCATGCTCATATAATATTACACTAGTTGATCAATTTAATTACGTAGTCAAGAAAGAACCAATTAAAGTGGTTTCACATTGCTAAATAAATTAACACATGTAACAACTCTCTAAACAAGTTGAACCCCATAAAATCactataaatagataaaaaatacTAACTAAACCCCAAATAATTAGTTTCACCCTTCAAAATGGTTATAGAATCAGCTGAGAAGAAACTGTATGATGCTGCAGCTGAAGGGAATTTATCAAAATGATCCATTTCTTCTCAAAAAAGCATCATTTGCAAACACTAAGGAAACCCTCTTACACGTGGCAGCGGCCGGAGGATACGCGGACATCGCGTCTATACTGCTTGAAAAGGCCCCGGACATGTGCTGGTCACGTGATGGAAACGGCATGAACCCTATTCATGTGGCGGCCGTGAACGGGCGCGAGGAGGTCCTGAAACTGCTTGTTGAGAAGGATGCCTTTGCTGCGATGGAGCGGTTGGACCGTGGAGAGACCGTGCTGCACTTGTGCGTGAAACATCGTCAGGTCGGAGCGTTGAGGGTTTTGGTGAGTATGTTGGGTGGGTTTGTGTGTGCAGAGGATGATGCTGGAGAGACAGTCTTGCATTTGGCCGTTAGGTACAAACAAGTTGAGGTGAGACCACTCTTTTTTTCTATGGAAAATCTATATTTTGATTAGTTGAGATATTTTATTcatcttatttattttcattatagtAAAAGCTTGCATTCATATAGATTTTGATTATAGGGTAGACGGACtgaaaaaatcatgaattttggtctgtaattttaaaaataagttgtaaaaattgtgaatctaaatgatttttttttcaatttccctTCTGGTTTAATTTTGATGAACTTGTATGTAATGTGACATCCAGAAAATTCAAAAAGGACCACACCATCTATGAATTTGATTGTGTTTCTCACATTTAGTAAATAATTCAACTATGTCATCAATTTGAGATGCGTGTCAGCCAAATTGACAACATATCACAAATAGAGTATCTGGATTTTTTTGTTAGccaattgataaaattattaaaattcattgtttttaataaatattcatgAATATTCTgacattatatttttttaatcttggtTGTTTAAAATTAACTAAAGCataatatattactccatatactagtagtattgtCATTTTTGGCGTCCCCCAATATTAGTAGGCTTCCTTTGTTTATTAACAATACTTGAATCACATTTTCTTTATTCTCAAATTCTCAGATGATTCGATACTTGACCAAATTCACCAAGATCGACAAGAAATCAAAAAACTTCAAAGGCGAAACGCCGTAAAAAATCCTGAGGCAACACATCTCCTATTCCGGATCCGACCACGAAACCGACGAAATCAAAGAGTTGCTCCGGTCCCGATCCGCCCACTCCTCCCAAATCCCACCGGCTGAGTGGCTGACCAAGAAGCGCGACTCCATCATGGTGGTGGCGGTCCTGATCGCCACCATGGCATTCCAGGCCGCCGTCAGCCCCACTGGCGGCGTGTGGCAGGACGACACGGCCGACCACAGGGCCGGGGAGGCGGTGATGGCCTACAAAGACCCGCGCATTTACCGCAACTTCATACGCTCCAACACGGTGGCGTTTGTGACGTCACTCAGCATCATATTGCTGCTCATCATTGGCTTGCCCTTCAAGTACAGATTCTTCATGTGGGCCCTCGTGCTCATCATGTGGGTCTCCGTCACCGCCGTCGGAGTCACCTATGGAGCTTCGATTATGGTGGCGACTCCTGTGATTCATAAGGACTCACTCAGCAGCGTCATCCAGATAGCCATCATTGCGTGGGTCGGGCTGATGTCGTTCCTGCTCGTTGCCAACGCTTTCCGGCATCTTTACCAGAAATTGAGGGACTCCGGAATCAAATTTCCGTCGTGGGTAAAACGTTGCGACGATGAATCCGTTAACAGTTTAGCCTGACCATATAAGAGGCCCATTTAGCCACTGCGGTCATTCTTGGTTTGATGGAATGGAGTACCAAGGAAATATTCATTCCGTTCTATTGTTATTGTatcttattccttcttatttatattttttataaaattacgTAAAATTGCgcatacatacatacacacttcacacacattgcacacactgcACGCCCAACACACAGAATGTACAAACACATTGCATACGCATAGCACACAGTACAAACATTGCGTACACGacatacacacaatgcacacaatatatacacGCACAATGTACGCGCACACACACAAACTATACACACCAtctgcacacacttcacactacacacacaacaCTACAAATACACATATATGGATGTTAATCGGGCCAATCTGCTCAGATTTGAGCCAATTCTATTAGGTTATCGGTCAATTATGCGTCATTTGGTTTATAATTTTTCGGGATATAAATTGCCAATCCCTAACCCTAAACTTCCAAGCTTCTGGCTAACCTGTCGGGCCAATGacactcaattttttttatactttgttttagctaaattttttaaaaattttgtatttacaataaaTTATTACACATACAAATGAGAATTATTTGAACTCGGAACTGATATGTAAGACAAGAATAAATTTTTATATGCCACCGCATATGAATATATTATCATGTAATCTAATAACCGGCTGTTTGGTTGGGCTTGTTGCATAttctatattgacatttttatattctattttGACAAGTTGCATATTCTATGTTATCAACTCCAATTTGACAAGTTGCATATTCTATATTTGCAAAATTGATTTGTTCATGTCACTCCATATTTTAGTAAGGCATCACTATTACCAAACCCACTGACTTTGCCTTGTATGTATAGTTCAAACATGTTCCGAATAATCAACAATCAATCTTACTCTTGACAATGGAGACAATGGATATGTTTCAAGTTTAATTAGGTTTAGATTTTATCAATACATTAGGATATGGGTCCCTGGTGCGGACGGACACACAATACAGAGGTTCGAACGGAATGCATATGGAAGAGGTGGTTGTGGAGTGGTGGCGGTAGTCGGTTCATTATCCAATCTTTTAAACCGAACTGCCTCTGAAAAAACTATCCAATTTTAATAGTTGAAAATTGGTATGTGATGAGCCCACATTGTTCATTAATATAACGGACCCCAAAAAGAATTTGGCTTAATAATTATCAGGTTTGAGAAATTATGGTATGAACTGATTGTGATAATCATCAGGGGTTTCGAAATTTTGGTCTGAGGAACTTTTTGGCTGCTTTGGAAaaggagtagttttttttcttcaaaatataCGAGACTTCTTATTTTGATTAGATTAAAGtttgaaattaaatattaagCCCAAGAGATTGCAAGAAATTTTAGACTCATAGATGAATCAATCAGAAAGTCACAGATGAAATAATCAGAAAATACATAAGGGCCCATTATTCCTTTTCAATTTCATGGCCCAATAACGGCCCAAATGATATGTTCGTCAAAGGGTAaaatccagaaaacaaagatacCAACCAATGGTGACTTAAAGAAATGCGGCCCAATAAGGTTCAAAGCTAAGTACATTGATGGACCCAGCAacataaaaatccaaaaaaataaataaaatagatattgGAATTTAATATACCCATGTGTATTAGAAGCTAATGTTCGTGAATTGTGATCTCATTTTCATGAGTCAAATAAAATTCTTTTGTGCAAACAAACATAGCAgcatatgtatcatgtttgggtGGGATTTATTGAAGTGCAGATTACAAAGAAG is a window of Salvia splendens isolate huo1 chromosome 3, SspV2, whole genome shotgun sequence DNA encoding:
- the LOC121794006 gene encoding uncharacterized protein LOC121794006 isoform X1, with product MVVAVLIATMAFQAAVSPTGGVWQDDTADHRAGEAVMAYKDPRIYRNFIRSNTVAFVTSLSIILLLIIGLPFKYRFFMWALVLIMWVSVTAVGVTYGASIMVATPVIHKDSLSSVIQIAIIAWVGLMSFLLVANAFRHLYQKLRDSGIKFPSWVKRCDDESVNSLA
- the LOC121794006 gene encoding ankyrin repeat-containing protein At5g02620-like isoform X2, whose translation is MMLQLKGIYQNDPFLLKKASFANTKETLLHVAAAGGYADIASILLEKAPDMCWSRDGNGMNPIHVAAVNGREEVLKLLVEKDAFAAMERLDRGETVLHLCVKHRQVGALRVLVSMLGGFVCAEDDAGETVLHLAVRYKQVEMIRYLTKFTKIDKKSKNFKGETP